The proteins below are encoded in one region of Campylobacter rectus:
- a CDS encoding formate--tetrahydrofolate ligase, with translation MLSDREIEASVKPQNIVKIGAKLGLGEEALDTFGKLKAKVEPRLGSAPGANLILVTATNPTPYGEGKTTVTVGLSDGLARIGKRVCAALREPSLGPVFGIKGGATGGGYSQVTPSEDINLHFNGDFHAITSANNLIAAMLDNHIHHGNALNIDPARVVFKRCMDMNDRSLREIEIGLEKSNKFTRKDGFVITAASEIMAILCLATDLKNLKERAQNIIVAYDKEGGLVRAKSLNCADAVCVLLKEAIKPNLVQTLEGTPVLIHGGPFANIAHGCNSVIATKTALNLAGYVVTEAGFGAELGAQKFLDIKCRTAGLAPKCVVLVSTIRSLKYNGGCDKDGISQPNLDALKLGGENLKAHIENLKNFNQNVIVALNKFAADSDDEIAYVRALCKESGAEFSVCEGFLKGSVGTEDLAKKVAQICEKPAREINFTYDANDPVKTKIEKIATKIYGAKDVVFSPRAQEDLAEISRLGFEGLPVCVAKTQYSFSSDAKLLGRPKGFSFEVSALEIRGGAGFIVAVSGSTMLMPGLPKVPAAEQMRAE, from the coding sequence ATGCTAAGCGACAGAGAAATAGAAGCGAGCGTAAAGCCGCAAAATATCGTAAAAATCGGCGCAAAACTGGGGCTAGGCGAGGAGGCGCTAGATACCTTCGGCAAGCTAAAAGCCAAGGTCGAACCGCGACTAGGCAGCGCGCCGGGCGCAAACCTCATCCTAGTTACCGCGACCAATCCGACCCCCTACGGCGAGGGCAAAACGACCGTGACCGTCGGGCTATCAGACGGCTTAGCGCGTATCGGCAAACGCGTGTGCGCCGCGCTTAGAGAGCCGAGCCTTGGGCCGGTTTTCGGTATAAAGGGCGGAGCGACGGGCGGCGGCTACTCGCAGGTGACGCCGAGCGAGGATATTAACCTGCACTTTAACGGCGACTTTCACGCTATCACCTCGGCAAACAACCTCATCGCGGCGATGCTAGATAATCACATCCACCACGGCAACGCCCTAAATATCGATCCTGCGCGCGTCGTTTTCAAGCGCTGCATGGATATGAACGATCGCTCGCTAAGAGAAATCGAAATCGGTCTTGAAAAGAGCAATAAATTTACGCGAAAAGACGGGTTCGTCATCACAGCCGCTAGCGAAATAATGGCGATCCTATGCCTAGCGACCGACCTAAAAAATCTAAAAGAGCGCGCCCAAAATATCATTGTCGCCTACGATAAAGAGGGCGGCCTCGTGCGCGCAAAATCCCTAAACTGCGCCGATGCCGTCTGCGTACTGCTAAAAGAGGCGATAAAACCGAACCTCGTGCAGACACTCGAGGGCACGCCCGTGCTCATCCACGGCGGACCGTTTGCAAACATCGCTCACGGCTGCAACAGTGTGATCGCGACCAAAACGGCGCTAAATTTAGCGGGCTACGTCGTGACCGAGGCGGGTTTTGGCGCTGAGCTGGGAGCGCAAAAATTCCTCGATATCAAGTGCCGCACCGCAGGTCTCGCGCCAAAATGCGTCGTGCTAGTAAGCACTATCCGCTCGCTAAAATATAACGGCGGATGCGACAAAGACGGCATCTCGCAGCCAAATTTAGACGCGCTAAAGCTAGGCGGCGAAAACCTAAAAGCCCACATAGAAAATCTCAAAAATTTTAACCAAAACGTCATCGTCGCGCTAAATAAATTTGCCGCGGACTCGGATGACGAGATCGCTTACGTGCGCGCTCTTTGCAAGGAGTCGGGGGCGGAGTTTAGCGTGTGTGAGGGTTTTTTAAAAGGAAGCGTGGGCACGGAGGATCTAGCCAAAAAAGTCGCGCAAATCTGCGAAAAACCGGCTCGCGAGATAAACTTCACCTACGATGCGAACGACCCCGTCAAAACCAAGATCGAAAAGATCGCAACTAAAATTTACGGCGCCAAAGACGTCGTCTTTAGCCCGCGCGCGCAGGAGGATCTAGCCGAGATTTCGCGCCTAGGCTTTGAGGGTCTGCCCGTTTGCGTCGCAAAAACGCAGTATAGCTTTAGCTCGGACGCTAAGCTGCTAGGACGACCGAAGGGCTTTAGCTTCGAGGTTAGCGCGCTTGAGATCCGCGGGGGAGCTGGCTTTATCGTGGCGGTTAGCGGATCTACGATGCTGATGCCGGGACTGCCTAAAGTGCCTGCCGCCGAGCAGATGAGAGCGGAGTAA
- a CDS encoding DUF417 family protein — protein MEKIIKKFVASDIDVKLARLFVVIVLAVMGNYKWFEFEVEALKPLFSSTWLSFLPSVLGYHGASYFLGIVEMIAYLSLIIGFFRPKIGILGDVIVIFMALTTISLLPQLGKIDGFIFKDLFLLGLGVVLLKHDLNFLRQISD, from the coding sequence ATGGAAAAGATCATAAAAAAATTCGTTGCTTCCGATATAGACGTTAAGCTTGCTAGACTCTTTGTTGTTATCGTGCTCGCGGTAATGGGCAATTATAAGTGGTTTGAATTTGAAGTGGAGGCCTTAAAACCTTTATTTTCAAGCACATGGCTTTCCTTTTTGCCTTCCGTATTGGGCTATCATGGCGCGAGTTATTTTCTAGGTATAGTGGAGATGATAGCTTATTTGTCGTTAATCATCGGCTTTTTTAGACCTAAAATCGGTATTTTGGGCGATGTTATAGTGATTTTTATGGCGCTAACTACGATTAGTTTGCTGCCGCAGCTCGGCAAAATAGACGGCTTTATATTTAAAGACCTATTCTTACTGGGACTTGGTGTAGTATTATTAAAGCACGATCTTAATTTTTTACGCCAAATTTCTGACTAA
- a CDS encoding pyrimidine dimer DNA glycosylase/endonuclease V — MRLWTISFKYLDAKGFVALWREALLAKNVLAGLTKGYKNHPQLDRFYAHENALEAINAYLAEVYAQACARGYKFDAAKAGEFDERNLVKIAVSSGQIEYEFAFLQKKLKSRDVKAYERNLSVKNIEIASIFKEVDGGIEPWEKVKILRF; from the coding sequence ATGAGACTTTGGACTATAAGCTTTAAATATCTCGACGCAAAGGGGTTTGTAGCGCTTTGGCGGGAGGCGCTGTTAGCTAAAAACGTGCTGGCTGGACTAACTAAGGGCTACAAAAATCACCCGCAACTTGACCGCTTTTACGCGCATGAAAACGCGCTAGAGGCGATAAATGCGTATCTGGCGGAGGTTTACGCGCAGGCCTGCGCTCGCGGCTATAAATTCGACGCAGCTAAAGCGGGCGAATTTGACGAGCGAAATTTAGTCAAAATAGCCGTCTCTAGCGGGCAGATAGAGTATGAATTCGCCTTTTTACAAAAGAAGCTAAAATCACGCGACGTCAAGGCTTACGAGCGAAATTTGAGCGTAAAAAATATAGAAATCGCGAGCATTTTTAAAGAGGTTGACGGCGGGATAGAGCCGTGGGAAAAGGTGAAAATTTTGCGTTTTTGA
- the uvrA gene encoding excinuclease ABC subunit UvrA: MNANDTIKITGAREHNLKNLNLEIPKNKLVVFTGLSGSGKSTLAFDTLYAEGQRRYMESLSSYARQFLDRVGKPDVDKIEGLTPAIAIDQKTTSKNPRSTVGTITEIYDYLRLLYARVGIQHCHKCGKPISKMSASDIINEIQKLPQGAKVVIYAPLVREKKGTWADLIENLRGKGYVRAQIDGVQVRLDEEIELAKTKKHTIKLIVDRIVIDAGNAQRLAQDVEKALGESYGEVEIEIANAEELGLKESFIHYSEHSACFDCKISFTPLEPLSFSFNSPKGACERCDGLGIRYSLDLTKVIDEEKSIEGGAIKLLYGYNMSYYYKFLLAFCEQNGIDVKRPYYELSEDEKRLVLYGNVKEVEFFWKRNKLLRKFEGALKITHGLLKDYKDFGEYMSEKVCDDCGGHRLKPQSLAVKVAGRGIGEILDMSIENCTAFFSDESNFSYLSEYDKTIAKPIFKEINERLFFLYDVGLGYLSLGRDARTISGGEAQRIRIASQIGSGLSGVMYVLDEPSIGLHERDTLKLIKTLRNLQAKGNSVIVVEHDKKTIEEADYIVDIGPGAGKFGGQIVFAGDVKSLLGSSTQTALYINGEKEIDYQKNRKSDTWLEISNVNINNILNLSARFPLRNLVGITGVSGSGKSSLVLQTLLPEAQEQLNRAKKVKKVAGVNLSGLENLDKVIYLDQSPIGRTPRSNPATYTGVMDEIRGLFAQTKEAKLRGYKIGRFSFNVKGGRCEKCQGEGEITIEMHFLPDVNVVCDSCGGTRYNAQTLEILYKGKSIADVLNMSIDEAVEFFKSVPKIASKLTTLQDVGLGYITLGQNAVTLSGGEAQRVKLAKELSRSDTGNTLYILDEPTTGLHFADVDRLVRVLHHLVDLGNSVFVIEHNMDVIKNCDYIVDMGPEGGAKGGKIIAKGSVKEVAKNHKKTGSYTGKFLAEELENMKNAAKKAKKK; the protein is encoded by the coding sequence ATGAACGCAAACGACACCATAAAAATCACGGGCGCGCGCGAGCACAACCTAAAAAATTTAAATTTAGAGATACCGAAAAACAAGCTCGTAGTTTTCACCGGGCTTAGCGGCAGCGGCAAGAGCACGCTAGCGTTTGATACGCTTTATGCCGAGGGGCAGCGCAGGTATATGGAGAGCCTTAGTAGCTACGCTAGGCAGTTTCTAGACCGCGTAGGTAAGCCCGACGTCGATAAGATCGAGGGTCTCACGCCCGCTATCGCGATAGATCAAAAAACCACGTCCAAAAACCCGCGCTCGACCGTGGGCACGATAACGGAAATTTACGACTATCTGCGCCTTCTATACGCAAGGGTCGGCATCCAGCACTGCCACAAGTGCGGCAAACCGATCTCCAAAATGTCGGCTAGCGATATCATAAACGAGATCCAAAAGCTACCCCAAGGCGCCAAAGTCGTCATCTACGCTCCGCTCGTACGCGAGAAAAAGGGCACGTGGGCGGATTTGATCGAAAATTTACGCGGTAAAGGCTACGTGCGCGCCCAGATAGACGGCGTGCAGGTGCGCCTAGACGAGGAGATCGAGCTAGCCAAAACCAAAAAGCACACGATAAAGCTCATCGTAGACCGCATCGTGATAGACGCGGGTAACGCGCAGCGCCTAGCTCAAGACGTGGAAAAAGCGCTAGGAGAGAGCTACGGCGAGGTCGAGATCGAGATCGCAAATGCCGAAGAACTCGGACTAAAAGAGAGCTTCATCCACTACAGCGAGCACTCGGCGTGCTTTGATTGTAAAATTTCATTTACGCCGCTTGAGCCGCTTAGCTTTAGCTTTAACTCCCCAAAAGGCGCGTGCGAGAGGTGCGATGGTCTTGGCATCAGATATAGCCTGGATCTCACCAAAGTGATCGACGAAGAAAAAAGCATCGAAGGCGGCGCGATAAAGCTACTTTACGGCTATAATATGAGCTATTATTATAAATTTTTGCTGGCTTTTTGCGAGCAAAACGGTATCGACGTAAAGCGCCCCTACTACGAGCTTAGCGAGGACGAGAAGCGCCTCGTGCTCTACGGCAACGTAAAAGAGGTCGAGTTTTTCTGGAAGCGAAACAAGCTGCTGCGCAAATTTGAAGGCGCGCTAAAAATCACTCACGGACTGCTAAAAGACTACAAGGACTTTGGCGAATATATGAGCGAGAAGGTCTGCGACGACTGCGGCGGACACAGGCTAAAGCCTCAAAGCCTAGCCGTCAAGGTCGCAGGGCGCGGTATCGGCGAAATTTTAGATATGAGCATCGAAAACTGCACCGCGTTTTTCTCAGACGAGTCAAATTTCAGCTACCTTAGCGAATACGATAAAACGATCGCAAAGCCGATATTTAAGGAGATAAACGAGCGTCTGTTTTTCCTCTACGACGTGGGGCTGGGCTACCTATCGCTAGGACGCGACGCGCGTACGATCAGCGGCGGCGAAGCGCAAAGAATTCGTATAGCAAGCCAGATCGGCTCGGGCCTTAGCGGCGTGATGTATGTGCTAGACGAGCCTAGCATCGGGCTGCACGAGCGCGATACGCTAAAGCTCATCAAAACGCTACGAAATTTGCAAGCCAAAGGCAACTCCGTGATCGTAGTCGAGCACGATAAAAAGACGATCGAAGAAGCCGACTATATCGTGGATATAGGGCCTGGAGCGGGGAAATTCGGCGGGCAGATAGTTTTTGCCGGCGACGTGAAAAGCCTGCTAGGCTCAAGCACGCAAACCGCGCTTTACATAAACGGCGAAAAGGAAATCGACTACCAAAAAAACCGCAAAAGCGACACGTGGCTCGAGATCTCAAACGTAAATATCAATAATATCTTAAATTTAAGCGCGCGCTTTCCACTGCGAAATTTGGTCGGTATCACGGGAGTTTCGGGCTCGGGCAAAAGCTCGCTCGTACTGCAAACCCTGCTGCCTGAAGCCCAGGAGCAGCTAAACCGCGCTAAAAAGGTAAAAAAGGTCGCGGGGGTAAATTTGAGCGGACTAGAAAATCTAGACAAGGTGATCTACCTCGATCAAAGCCCGATCGGCCGCACTCCGCGCAGTAACCCGGCCACCTACACGGGCGTGATGGACGAGATCAGAGGGCTTTTTGCGCAGACTAAAGAAGCCAAACTGCGCGGCTACAAGATCGGCAGGTTTAGCTTCAACGTCAAGGGCGGACGCTGCGAAAAGTGCCAAGGCGAGGGCGAGATCACGATCGAGATGCACTTTTTGCCCGACGTAAACGTCGTCTGCGACTCGTGCGGCGGCACCCGCTACAACGCGCAGACGCTAGAAATCCTCTACAAAGGCAAAAGTATCGCCGACGTACTAAATATGAGCATCGACGAGGCGGTGGAGTTTTTTAAATCCGTGCCCAAAATCGCCAGCAAGCTAACGACGCTGCAAGACGTGGGCCTAGGCTACATCACGCTGGGACAAAACGCCGTGACGCTAAGCGGCGGCGAGGCACAGCGCGTAAAGCTCGCAAAGGAGCTCAGCCGCTCGGACACGGGAAATACGCTCTATATCCTCGATGAGCCGACTACGGGGCTGCATTTCGCCGACGTCGATAGGCTCGTGCGCGTACTGCACCATCTCGTAGATCTTGGCAACTCGGTCTTTGTTATCGAGCACAACATGGACGTCATCAAAAACTGCGACTACATCGTAGATATGGGGCCTGAAGGCGGCGCAAAAGGCGGTAAAATCATCGCCAAAGGCAGCGTAAAAGAGGTCGCCAAAAATCATAAAAAAACAGGCAGCTACACGGGTAAATTTTTAGCCGAGGAGCTGGAAAATATGAAAAATGCGGCAAAAAAGGCGAAGAAAAAATAA
- a CDS encoding SLC13 family permease, whose product MSNPNIPIDKRTNRVELIGLVLGVLFAILVYKIFPANAGDIALAAAKGKKLHVEAMPVVAAVAALMAVWWMTEAIALPATALVPMVAFPVLGVDAFKVVAAPYASDTIYLFMGGFVLALAMQRWNLHTRIALAIVLLVGTSPRRLVAGFMVATGFLSMWVSNTATAIMMLPVGLSVLHLVGRLTTQKWTFTAIEDVANLDEISRKGVQGGVMNTIFHKGRDIAKEIKEKTSAFSSNFGISLMLGIAYAASIGSVGTIIGTPPNALLVAYMKNEFNIEIGFFDWMLVGVPLSVVMLTACWFLLTYVLFKPEIGEIPNGKKVIQDELDKLGPITIPEKLVGVIFVAAATCWISLGFILKSFDVKIASLDAIIAMNTAILLFIVPANKSGERLIDWDSAKKLPWDILILFGGGLSLSAQFSSSGLSLWIGHQVSALGALPIAAIIMSVVALVIFLTEITSNTATAAAFLPVIAGVSAGLGYTGANVMIFTIPVAMAATFAFMLPVATPPNAIAYGSGYVKISSMIKAGIWLNITGTFLITAAVVFIASAVFGLKI is encoded by the coding sequence ATGTCAAATCCAAACATTCCTATCGACAAAAGGACGAACCGAGTCGAGCTCATCGGGCTAGTGCTTGGGGTTTTGTTCGCGATTTTAGTTTATAAAATTTTCCCTGCAAACGCCGGAGATATCGCGTTAGCGGCGGCAAAGGGCAAAAAACTGCACGTAGAAGCTATGCCGGTCGTTGCTGCCGTAGCCGCACTGATGGCGGTGTGGTGGATGACCGAGGCCATCGCTCTGCCTGCGACAGCTTTGGTGCCGATGGTGGCATTTCCGGTGCTCGGCGTCGATGCGTTTAAGGTAGTCGCCGCGCCGTATGCTTCGGACACTATCTATCTTTTTATGGGCGGCTTCGTGCTGGCTCTTGCTATGCAAAGGTGGAATCTACACACCAGAATCGCCCTTGCTATCGTGCTTTTAGTAGGCACGAGCCCGAGGCGGCTGGTGGCTGGATTTATGGTGGCGACGGGATTTTTATCTATGTGGGTGAGCAACACCGCAACCGCCATAATGATGCTACCGGTGGGTCTTAGCGTACTGCATCTAGTAGGACGGCTAACGACTCAAAAATGGACGTTTACGGCGATCGAGGACGTGGCGAATTTGGACGAAATTTCGCGCAAAGGCGTGCAAGGCGGCGTGATGAACACGATATTTCACAAAGGCCGCGACATCGCAAAAGAGATAAAAGAAAAAACGAGCGCCTTTAGCTCAAATTTCGGCATCTCACTGATGCTCGGTATCGCCTACGCCGCCTCGATCGGCTCGGTGGGCACTATCATCGGCACCCCGCCAAACGCCCTGCTAGTGGCATATATGAAAAACGAATTTAACATCGAGATCGGCTTTTTTGACTGGATGTTAGTCGGAGTGCCGCTTAGCGTCGTTATGCTTACGGCGTGCTGGTTTTTGCTCACCTACGTACTCTTTAAGCCTGAAATCGGCGAGATACCAAACGGCAAAAAAGTTATCCAAGACGAGCTAGATAAGCTCGGCCCTATAACCATACCCGAAAAGCTGGTAGGCGTCATCTTCGTAGCCGCCGCCACGTGCTGGATATCGCTAGGTTTTATCCTAAAGTCATTTGACGTAAAAATCGCCAGTCTAGACGCCATAATCGCGATGAATACGGCGATTTTGCTATTTATCGTGCCGGCAAACAAAAGCGGTGAGCGTCTCATCGACTGGGACAGCGCCAAAAAGCTGCCGTGGGATATCCTCATACTCTTTGGCGGCGGGCTATCGCTCTCGGCGCAGTTTAGCAGCAGCGGGTTGTCGCTTTGGATCGGTCATCAGGTCTCGGCACTCGGCGCGCTGCCTATCGCGGCGATCATTATGTCCGTCGTAGCGCTCGTCATTTTCCTCACCGAGATCACGTCAAACACCGCCACCGCAGCGGCCTTTTTGCCCGTCATCGCAGGCGTTAGCGCCGGACTTGGCTACACCGGCGCAAACGTGATGATATTTACGATCCCGGTCGCTATGGCGGCCACGTTTGCCTTTATGCTACCCGTCGCCACGCCGCCAAACGCCATCGCATACGGCTCGGGCTACGTAAAAATCAGCTCAATGATAAAAGCGGGAATCTGGCTAAATATCACGGGCACTTTTCTCATCACGGCAGCCGTCGTCTTTATCGCTTCGGCTGTTTTCGGGCTTAAAATTTAA
- a CDS encoding class I SAM-dependent methyltransferase gives MNDLQKSYDELPYISAAFSETSPARLEALASFLSFTPPSSKSAKVLEIGCSYGGNLFPFAIANPQAKVLGIDLSEVQINKAKELAAQMRVDNIEFKAKDICDFTDADVSDYGKFDYIICHGVYSWVPDVVKDAILKTIKRFLSPNGVAYVSYNTYPGWKIKDTIRDFLLFGTRNIEDKTAKVARARELLKVLGEYAKFCQKDGNVSQIFVNFESMKFHIDHILTTNDSYIAHEYLEVFNNPIYFRDFADHLAKNDLAYLAEVGLEDVFQSNLGIEEFDTYIDANFGSRIEKEQMLDFLTNRVFRRTMIVHKELIPNDFSVNIGADELCKLHISAGFNKEKDGYVNTQSAPMKSEYAWLYQVFNDVYPASVNFADVAALLKDDENAVKSAYFGFMEILAADCAKLTTYERPKIIYEAGKSRLKERVRGYFEYFCTANEPVIKITDELNVSANFSQFDAFIALKFNGENSLENIVKQTAKFARERNLEFAGKNGATIKTVSKNEYQKAAEDYVKDLEVKLSDGGFLENF, from the coding sequence ATGAACGACCTTCAAAAATCCTACGACGAGCTTCCCTATATCTCGGCCGCTTTTTCCGAGACTTCGCCCGCGCGGCTTGAAGCTCTGGCCTCGTTTTTGTCTTTTACGCCGCCAAGTTCAAAGAGTGCAAAAGTGCTAGAGATCGGCTGCAGCTACGGCGGAAATTTATTTCCTTTTGCTATCGCAAACCCGCAGGCAAAGGTGCTAGGCATCGATCTAAGCGAAGTGCAGATAAACAAAGCCAAAGAGCTGGCCGCACAAATGCGCGTAGATAATATCGAATTTAAGGCAAAAGATATCTGCGATTTTACGGATGCGGACGTGAGCGATTACGGGAAATTCGACTACATTATCTGCCACGGCGTTTATAGCTGGGTGCCTGACGTCGTAAAGGATGCGATCTTAAAAACGATCAAGCGCTTTTTGAGCCCAAACGGCGTCGCCTACGTGAGTTACAACACATATCCCGGCTGGAAGATCAAGGATACGATTAGGGATTTTTTGCTTTTCGGCACCCGCAACATCGAGGATAAAACCGCAAAGGTGGCTAGGGCTAGAGAGCTTTTAAAAGTGCTTGGTGAATATGCCAAATTTTGCCAAAAAGACGGCAACGTAAGTCAGATTTTCGTAAATTTCGAGAGTATGAAATTTCATATCGACCACATACTTACAACAAACGATTCCTATATCGCGCACGAGTATTTGGAGGTTTTTAATAATCCGATTTATTTTAGAGACTTTGCCGATCACTTGGCAAAAAACGACCTCGCCTATCTCGCCGAAGTCGGACTCGAGGATGTTTTTCAGTCAAATTTGGGCATAGAGGAATTTGATACGTATATAGATGCGAATTTTGGCTCGCGCATCGAAAAAGAGCAAATGCTTGACTTTCTAACCAACAGAGTTTTTAGACGCACTATGATAGTGCATAAGGAGCTCATTCCAAACGACTTTAGCGTAAATATCGGAGCCGACGAGCTTTGCAAGCTACATATCTCGGCGGGTTTTAACAAAGAAAAAGACGGCTACGTCAATACCCAAAGCGCTCCGATGAAATCCGAATACGCCTGGCTTTATCAGGTATTTAACGACGTTTATCCGGCAAGCGTAAATTTCGCCGACGTCGCAGCGCTTTTAAAAGACGATGAAAACGCGGTAAAATCGGCGTACTTCGGCTTTATGGAGATTTTAGCCGCAGACTGTGCCAAGCTCACTACATACGAGCGCCCGAAAATCATTTACGAAGCGGGTAAAAGCCGTCTAAAAGAGCGAGTGCGGGGGTATTTTGAGTATTTCTGCACCGCTAACGAACCCGTGATAAAGATCACCGACGAGCTAAACGTATCCGCAAATTTTTCGCAGTTTGACGCTTTTATCGCGCTTAAATTTAACGGCGAAAACTCACTCGAAAATATCGTAAAACAGACGGCAAAATTTGCGAGAGAGAGAAATCTGGAGTTTGCCGGCAAAAACGGCGCGACAATAAAAACCGTCAGCAAAAACGAATACCAAAAAGCGGCCGAGGACTACGTAAAAGACCTAGAGGTTAAGCTATCTGACGGCGGATTTTTAGAAAATTTCTGA